Genomic DNA from Hymenobacter jejuensis:
GTGTGAGGAGTTCAATATCGAATATAACGAGTATCCAAAGATGCGCTACGCAGTGGCGTCGCACGTATCATTCCTGCGCCAGATGGGTCGGGCGTAACTTGAGCCATATTAACCAGAAAGCCCCGCCTGCTGTAGCAGGCGGGGCTTTCTGGTTAATAGTACCAGTTGTCTACGGACTGTCTTGCTGTTATTGTCCACTTATGATGCCGCTTCTCGACGCAGTACAAGCTGACTCTCCCGCCGCCAAGGTCAGAATAAGTCATTTGAAATACGCCTTTGTCGAAAAACTTATTAAATCCCACTCTTGAAAATCGAATGAAATCATATTTTCCCTTTGAGTCGAGTAGGGGTAAAGGTACCAAGCGTATAGGTCGCTTTGCATAGTATTGCATTGCCTTACATGGCCCTTTCCGGACCGTGTTAAGAGAATCTTTCTTGTCCCACATTTGCATAAGCAATGGGAAAAAAGCAGAGTCCAAATGATGCTCTTGCATAATCTTAAATGCTTCTTTTCGAGCGTTCCTTTTTTGTTCTTCATCCGGACAATCAAAGCACAGTACTCCTAATCTTAGAGGAAATCCGAACTCCTCTATAATATCAAGAGTGATTGGTTTATGCAGAGAAGCTGCATAAGCTTGAGATACACTATCATGAGATAAGCCAACAGGTAAAGGAGGCCGCCTAAATCGCCACAGAACATCAGTTTGAATGGTTTGGTTGAATAGAGCAACCAACACTGAATCTTCTTGCTGCTGATAAAACGTATTGCTAGGAGAATAAATATCAGCTTCTGTGTGGCAGGCTTGAGCTACAAATAGTATTACTACCCAAGACAGCAGAATCCAGTTTTTCATAGCCTGAATATAGATAGCTTCATCCATGCTGTTTGCCTGCGGAAACCTGCTTATCATTCCGTATCTTTGCCGCCCCGCCAGGGTGGCGGGCCTGTGGCTGAGGCTCAGGAAGTTACTCATAACGCGTTCCGGCTTTTGGCCCCAAACCGGACGTGTATAGCAGGGCCGCAGCAAACATAATGGCAGAAGTAGTAGATAACTTCGATTGGGACAACGTCGGAGCGGCGCAGTTTGGTGGTAACTATACCGCTGAGCAGCGTGCCGAGATGGAAAAAATGTACAGCGACACGCTGACAACCGTCCAGGAAGAAGAAGTGATCAAAGGAACCGTAGTGGGCATTACCGACCGCGACGTAATCCTGAACATCGGCTTCAAATCCGACGGCCTTGTGCCCTTGTCGGAATTCCGCGACTTGGTTGACCTGAAAGTAGGCGACCAGGTAGAGGTGTTCATCGAAGACCAAGAAGACGCTAACGGCCAGCTGATCCTGTCGCGCAAGAAGGCGAAGATCAAGCAGGCATGGAAGTCGATCTACGACGCGCTGGAAAATGATACCATCCTGGAAGGCGTTGTAAAGCGTCGTACCAAAGGTGGTCTGATCATGGACCTGGACGGCGTAGAGGCTTTCCTCCCCGGCTCACAAATTGACGTGAAGCCTATCCGTGACTTCGACATCTATGTAGGTCGTCGCATGGAAGTGAAAGTGGTAAAAATCAACGCCGCTTTCGACAACGTAGTAGTTTCGCACAAAGTCCTGATCGAGAAAGACCTCGAGAAGCAGCGCGAAGCCATCCTCAATAACCTGGAGAAAGGCCAGATCCTCGAAGGCGTTATCAAGAACATGACCAACTTCGGTGTGTTCATCGACCTTGGTGGCGTAGATGGTCTGTTGCACATTACCGACATCTCGTGGGGCCGTATCGCGCACCCGAGCGAAGTGTTGCAGCTCGACCAGAAGCTCAACGTGGTAGTTCTGGACTTCGACGAAGCCAAGAAGCGTATCTCGTTGGGTCTGAAGCAGTTGACTCCTCACCCGTGGGATTCGCTGCCCGCCGACATGGGCGTAGGCTCGAAGGTGAAAGGCCGCATTGTGAACGTTGCCGACTATGGCGCGTTCATGGAAATCATCCCCGGCGTAGAAGGTCTCATCCACGTTTCGGAAATGTCGTGGAGCCAGCACTTGCGCAACCCGCAGGACTTCATTAAGCAAGGCGACGTAGTTGAAGCGCAGATCCTGACGCTCGACCGCGAAGACCGCAAGATGAGCCTCGGCATCAAGCAATTGACCGAAGATCCATGGACCCGCGCTGACTTCGGCACGAAGTACGCCGTAGGCACCAAGCACAACGGTCTGGTGCGCAACCTGACCAACTTCGGCCTGTTCGTAGAGCTGGAAGAAGGTGTGGACGGCCTCGTGCACGTTTCGGACCTGTCGTGGACCAAGAAGATCAAGCACCCTTCGGAAGTAGTGAAGGTGGGCGATCGTCTGGACGTGGTGGTGCTCGAACTCGACGTAGCCAATCGTCGTCTGGCGCTGGGCCACAAGCAGTTGGAAGAAAACCCTTGGGATACGTTCGCTACGGTGTTCACTCCTGGCTCGGTTCACCGTGCTACCATCACCGAGAAGAACGACCGCGGCGCGGTGCTCGAGTTGCCTTACGGCATCGAAGGCTTCGCTTATCCGAAGTCGTTGCAGAAAGAGGATGGTTCGCAGGCTGAAAACGGCGAATCGCTCGACTTCCGCGTGGTAGAATTCTCGAAGGATGACCGTCGTATCGTTCTGTCGCATTCGGCTGTTTACAACCAGGCACAGGAAGAAGACACGCGTGCTTCGAAGTTCGCGAAGAAGAAGCCCGCTGCTGGTGCTCCGGCTGCCGGTGCTGCTCAGGGTGATGCCAAAGCTAACGACGCCAAGAAATTGGCTCCGGCTGAAAAGTCGACCCTCGGCGACCTCGATGCATTGTCCGCTCTGCGTGACCGCATGATGGGCAACGAACGCGATGCTGGTGTGCAAAAGCTGCAGGCCAACGCCGAAGCCAAGGCTCCTAAGGCGGCTGCTAAAGCTGAAGAGGCTCCGGCCGCTGAAGCTCCTGCTGAAGAAGCCCCCGCCGCTGGCGGCATTCTGTCGGCCGTAACCGGCGCTGCTTCGGCGGCTTTCGATAAGGTGAAAGAAGTTGCTGGCGACGCTGTTGAAGCTGCTACGCACTCCGAAGCTTTCGAGAAAGCCAAAGAATTGGCTGGTGACGTAGTTGAGCGTGCTACGGAAGTAGCTGGCGACGTAGTCGACAAGGCGAAAGACCTGATTAGCGGCGACGAAAACGCCGACAAGAAGGACGAAGAGAAAGCCTAATCTTTTTTCTTAAGCTGATTGGAAAGGTCCCGGAGCAATCCGGGACCTTTTCTTTTGAATAGGAAACCGAAGCACCCAGGTCTTCTCACAGGAGGTCAGTGACTTACAGCGGCAGAAGCTTAAAAACCGCGTAGTGGTTTGGCAAAAGCAATATTATCCTGTAGCTTTGCATCCCATTCAAAAACCAGGTGACGTGACCGAGTGGCTAGGTAGAGGTCTGCAAAACCTCCTACAGCGGTTCGAATCCGCTCGTCACCTCTTTTTCCTAGTTCCTGTTTTCGTTTAGCTCTGTGCCCCAGCCGATTAGCCCCGGCTGGGGTTTTTTGCTTTTATGGCTTTGAGGAGAGTGTATTTTTATTTCGATAAATGTCTTATTATGAGATTGTTATAAATAAATTTAGGTTGAAGCCCTCGGGTTCATTACCTTATGATAAGGTGGCAAACAGTCCTAGCGGCCCGTTGTCACAACATCCTTGGCGCAAACTCACTCGTACAACCGCGCACAACTTTCTTCCATCTCCCTTTCCTTATGAAGATCATTGACCTGCGCACGATGCGCGGCCCGAGTTACTTCTCCGTCAAGCACCACAAGCTTATTGTGATGAAGGTTGACTTAGAGGACTTTGCCGACAAGTGGTCGAATGCTGTAGCTGGCTTAGCTGGTCGGTTGACAAAGCTTTTTCCTGAACTGGGCAAATCCCGGGTGGTTTCGGACTCGGTAAAGCAATCGGCCAAAAACCCGCCCCTGACCAAAGAACAACTTGCTGATGGAGAGCCTCTTGGCCACGTAATCCAGCATGTGGCCTTGGAACTACAACGATTGGCCGGCATGCCGGTGTACTGGGGCAAGTCGTATCCGGCGCACGAGGCAGGGGTGGAGTTTGTGGTGTTTGCCTACCAAGAAGAACGTGCTGGCCGCGTAGCTGCCGAAGCGGCAGTAGAAATCGTGGAAAGCCTTTGCCGGAAGCAAAAGACTGATATTAAGGGCATTGTAAATGAGCTGCACGACATTCGCGAGCAAGAATTCTTCGGACCAAGTACCTATAGCATTGTAGCCGAAGCGGCGTCGCGTGGGATTCCGTATATCCAGCTCAAAAACAGCAACATCATCCAGCTGGGGTACGGCGTAAACCAAAAGCGCATCTGGGCGACTACTACCACTTATACCTCGCACGCGGGAGTTGAGATTGCTGGTAACAAGAACCGGACAAAGGCCATGCTGCGTGATGCCGGCGTACCTGTGCCGCGCGGTACTACCGTGTATTCGCCTGAGGGCCTGCGCGATGCGATTGACGAGTTGGGGTTCCCCATTGTGACCAAGCCGCTAGATGGCAACCACGGTAAAGGAGCTACCATCAATATTTCGAACTGGAAAGAAGCCCTTGCGGGGTTCAAAGCCGCGCAGGTGTATTCGCGAGCGGTTATTGTCGAGCAGTTTGTGACAGGGTTTGACTACCGACTACTGGTAGTTAACGGTAAGCTGATCGCGGCTGCCAAGCGCACGCCTGCAGCCGTTGTTGGTGATGGCGAGAGCACCATTCAACAGCTCATCGATAAAGTGAATCGCGACCCGCGTCGGGGTGTGGGGCACGAAAAAGTGCTGACGGCCATCAAGGCCGACAAGCATACGATGGCGATTTTGAAGGCTAGAGAACTGACGCTCAAATCGGTGCTGCCCCAAGGTGAGACGCTGTATCTGAAGAGTACTGCCAACATCAGCACCGGTGGCACTGCCAGCGATGTGACTGATCTGGTCGATCCGTACAACGTCTTATTGGCCGAGCGCGTGGCGGGCATCATAGGGCTCGACATCTGCGGCATCGACCTTCTTACCACAGATATTGCCATCCCACTAAACGAAACCCGCGGCGCAGTGATCGAAGTAAATGCGGCGCCGGGCTTCCGGATGCACATTTCGCCTACGGAAGGGCTGCCCCGCAACGTGGCTGCTCCAGTGGTCGATATGCTGTTTCCGCCCACGAGCGAGTCACGCATTCCGATCATTGCCATTACGGGTACCAACGGCAAAACCACCACTACCCGCCTGATAGCGCATATTGTAGCAGCACAAGGCTATAAAGTGGGCTTCACCACCACGGATGGCATTTATATTCAGGGCAAACAACTGCAAAAAGGTGATTGTACCGGCGGCCAAAGCGCTGAGTTTGTGCTCAAAGACCCGACCGTCAACTATGCAGTGCTCGAAACCGCGCGCGGGGGCATGTTGCGCTCGGGGCTGGGCTTTACTAGTTGCGATATAGCCGTGGTTACCAACGTCGCAGCCGACCATTTGGGGATGCGCGACATCCATACGGTGGAAGAAATGGCCAACGTGAAAGCGGTGTTGCCGCGGACTGTAAAAAAGGATGGCTGGGCTGTGCTCAACGCCGACGACGAGCTGGTATTCGGTATGTGTCGCCAACTGGATTGCCGCGTGGCTTTGTTCAGTATGAACGAAAACAACCCCCGTATTCTCGACCATGTGGAGAACGGGGGAGTGGCCGCCGTGTACGAAGAAGGCTACATTACCATATACAAAAACAGCTACAAGCTCCGCATTGACCGGGCTGCGGAGTTTCCGATTACGTTCGGCGGCCGCGCAACATTCAACATCGAAAACAGCCTGGCAGCTGCGTTGTCGGCTTATCTGGCGGGCTTTGGCCGCGATGAGATCAAAACGGCGTTGCGCACGTTTGTGCCCTCGGCCACCAAGACTCCGGGCCGGATGAACGTCTACCGATTCCCGGATTTTGAAGTCATTGTAGATTACGCCCATAATACAGCCGGTATCGAGAAATTCGCGGAGTTTCTCGACAACACGCCCGCGACGCATAAAGTAGGCGTGGTATCGGGCCTGGGCGACCGTCGCGAGGAAGATACCATCGGTTTCTCCCGCGTGATCGGCCGTATTTGCGATGAGGTGATTTTACGCCAAGACCGCGATCTGCGCGGCAAAACCGCCGAAGAAATCCGGACCTTGATGGAGCACGGCCTTCGCCTCGACAAACCCGATCTGCCGATCACCTACATCGAAGACGAAATGCAGGCCATTGACCACATACTCACAACGGCGCAGAAAGGCTCGGTGATCGTCATGCTCACCGAAAATATTTCGGGGACGCTCAAAAAGCTCGATTCGTACGAAGCTTCTCTTATGGAGAAAACGGCGAAATAGAGAGAAATAATAATCATTCATATCTATCTGATTATTAAATAAATATAAAAACGGCCCGCTGCGTGAGCAGCGGGCCGTTTTCGTTACTGAATCCAAGCCTAAGTAGAAGCTTATTTCAGCGTGAAGGTGGTTTTACCGATCATCACGCCGCCTGAATAAAGCTCAACAGTGTGCAAACCCGTTTTGTAAGCCGCGCCTTTGGCATAGATGAATTGCACGGGCTGGCGCGTGTTGTCGTACACGATGTCCTGCTTAGCTGTGTAGAAGGCTTCGGAGCCGTCGATCATGAAGGTGCCGCCGCCGGTGCTCAGGTTGTAGAGAGCTGAGCCGTCGGGCTCGATTAGGCGCATCATGATCTCTTTGGTTTCTTTCGGGGCCACGTCGTTGCGAGCCAAGTTGAAAGTTACTTTTACCTTTTCTACCCGCTTGGCTTTGAACTCGTTATCGTCGTCGTCCTTTTCCTTGTTACGGGAGTTGATAACGCCCACGCGGATGTTTTCGGCCTGCAACCGCGACGCGATCGCTACCTTCTCCGACAAATCTTGGTTGGTGCGGGCGATGGTGGTGATGGTGTCGGTCAGCTTGTTTTGCCGTTCCTTCAGGGTGGTGGTTTCGGTGTAAAGTGCTTCGTTATCCGACTTCAGCTGAGCGATTTCTTCGTCTTTCTTTCTGAGCTGATTTTCGAAGTTGGCGGCGCGCTCTTTAAAGCGGCGCTGCTCTGCAATAGAAAAGCTGCCGGCCCGGAATGAGCGAAGCTTAATCAAATCAGCATTGACGGCCGCAATGCGTGCTTCCAGCGAGTCGTTGGCTTGGCCCATGGCCTGTACCTCTTGGCTTTGGCGTTCAAAATCGGCTTTGATCGCTTCGTACTGCTTGATCTGCTCCTCCAGCTTAATGTCTTTTTCCTTGACCGTGGCGGTAAGCTGCTCGTTTTGCTTTCCCTTTTGCTGATTCATGTAAAACAGAAAGCCGTTGATGCCCAGCAGCACCAGAATCAGTGCCACAATCAGCAGCACTCGGTTGTTGTTCTTTGGCTCGGGGCTTTGGTTTTGTTCCATAGCAGGAGAATTAAGTTAAGCCGGACAATCCGGACGGTAAGTTACCTTTATGCACAAAAATAGAGGGATTGTCCACTCAGGCAAGTTTCACGCATAAATACTAAGTCTGCATGAAATCGGATTTACTATTTGGACAAGAGTATTGGAGTAGCCGCTACGCGACCGGCCGAACCGGATGGGATGCTGGTATTATAACGCCGCCGCTACGGGATTATTTTGCGCAACTGGGCCCACCCACCGCCCTACGCATTCTGATACCCGGCGCCGGCAAAGGGTACGAGGCTGAGTATCTGTATACTATGGGCTGGCCTAACGTGTTTGTGGCCGATTTGGCGCCCGAGGCATTACAGGCATTGCAGGCGCGGGTTCCGGATTTCCCCGCCGATCATTTGTTGCAGGAAGATTTTTTTGCACTAAGCCCAGAGCCGCCCTACAACCTCATTGTGGAGCAAACCTTTTTTTGTGCCATCGACCCGGCCCGCCGCGCCGACTACGCCCGCAAGTGCTCCGAGTTGCTGCGGCCGGGCGGCAAACTGATGGGCGTACTGTTCGACCGGGAGTTTGGCTCGGCTTCTGAGCCACCCTTCGGCGGTACCCGAGAAGAATACCGCGCTTATTTTGCTCCGTACTTCGAGTTCCTTCACTTCGAAACTGCGTATAACTCTCTAAAGCCTCGCCAAGGTCAGGAGCTGTTTATCTGCTTGAAAAACAGACATTAGCAGCAGGCCACGTAGCGATAAAACACTACTTGACCTGCTGCCTTCCTTTTCGTTGAACCCCAAAATTGTCCTACCGCGCAGCTGTTACAGCTTGTGCTTTATTTCATTCTCATGCTCGAATCCTTAACCAACGTCCTGCCGCATTTCCGCAATACCAATTCTGGTCAGTTCTTTTTGATGGCAGGGCCCTGCGTCATCGAAGGCGAAGACATGGCCCTGCGCATTGCCGAAAAGGTGAAGCACATCACCGACAAGCTCCAGATTCCCTACATTTTCAAGGGTTCGTACCGCAAGGCCAATCGTTCGCGCATCGATTCGTTCACGGGCATCGGCGACGAAACGGCGTTGCGCATTCTGCAGAAAGTCAGTCAGGAAATCGGGGTTCCGACCGTGACCGACATCCACGAATCGGAGGAAGCCGCTTTTGCTGCCGAGTACGTGGACGTGCTTCAGATTCCGGCATTTCTGTGCCGCCAGACTGACTTGCTGATTGCGGCTGCCAAAACCGGTAAAGTAGTGAATATCAAGAAGGGGCAATTCCTGTCGGGCGAAGCGATGCAATTTGCCGTTGATAAAGTACGGCAGTCGGGTAATCCGCATGTCATCCTCACCGACCGCGGCAATTCCTTTGGCTATTCCGACCTAGTAGTGGATTTTCGCAACCTGCCTGCCATGCGCAGCTTCGACGTACCCGTGGTGATGGACGTAACGCATTCGCTGCAACGTCCTAACCAAGCCAGCGGCGTAACGGGCGGCCAACCGGCTCTGATTGAGACCATTGCAAAAGCCGCCATTGCTGTGGGCGCCGATGGGCTGTTCATCGAAACCCACCCCACGCCAGCTACCGC
This window encodes:
- the cphA gene encoding cyanophycin synthetase, yielding MKIIDLRTMRGPSYFSVKHHKLIVMKVDLEDFADKWSNAVAGLAGRLTKLFPELGKSRVVSDSVKQSAKNPPLTKEQLADGEPLGHVIQHVALELQRLAGMPVYWGKSYPAHEAGVEFVVFAYQEERAGRVAAEAAVEIVESLCRKQKTDIKGIVNELHDIREQEFFGPSTYSIVAEAASRGIPYIQLKNSNIIQLGYGVNQKRIWATTTTYTSHAGVEIAGNKNRTKAMLRDAGVPVPRGTTVYSPEGLRDAIDELGFPIVTKPLDGNHGKGATINISNWKEALAGFKAAQVYSRAVIVEQFVTGFDYRLLVVNGKLIAAAKRTPAAVVGDGESTIQQLIDKVNRDPRRGVGHEKVLTAIKADKHTMAILKARELTLKSVLPQGETLYLKSTANISTGGTASDVTDLVDPYNVLLAERVAGIIGLDICGIDLLTTDIAIPLNETRGAVIEVNAAPGFRMHISPTEGLPRNVAAPVVDMLFPPTSESRIPIIAITGTNGKTTTTRLIAHIVAAQGYKVGFTTTDGIYIQGKQLQKGDCTGGQSAEFVLKDPTVNYAVLETARGGMLRSGLGFTSCDIAVVTNVAADHLGMRDIHTVEEMANVKAVLPRTVKKDGWAVLNADDELVFGMCRQLDCRVALFSMNENNPRILDHVENGGVAAVYEEGYITIYKNSYKLRIDRAAEFPITFGGRATFNIENSLAAALSAYLAGFGRDEIKTALRTFVPSATKTPGRMNVYRFPDFEVIVDYAHNTAGIEKFAEFLDNTPATHKVGVVSGLGDRREEDTIGFSRVIGRICDEVILRQDRDLRGKTAEEIRTLMEHGLRLDKPDLPITYIEDEMQAIDHILTTAQKGSVIVMLTENISGTLKKLDSYEASLMEKTAK
- a CDS encoding methyltransferase domain-containing protein, which translates into the protein MKSDLLFGQEYWSSRYATGRTGWDAGIITPPLRDYFAQLGPPTALRILIPGAGKGYEAEYLYTMGWPNVFVADLAPEALQALQARVPDFPADHLLQEDFFALSPEPPYNLIVEQTFFCAIDPARRADYARKCSELLRPGGKLMGVLFDREFGSASEPPFGGTREEYRAYFAPYFEFLHFETAYNSLKPRQGQELFICLKNRH
- the kdsA gene encoding 3-deoxy-8-phosphooctulonate synthase, yielding MLESLTNVLPHFRNTNSGQFFLMAGPCVIEGEDMALRIAEKVKHITDKLQIPYIFKGSYRKANRSRIDSFTGIGDETALRILQKVSQEIGVPTVTDIHESEEAAFAAEYVDVLQIPAFLCRQTDLLIAAAKTGKVVNIKKGQFLSGEAMQFAVDKVRQSGNPHVILTDRGNSFGYSDLVVDFRNLPAMRSFDVPVVMDVTHSLQRPNQASGVTGGQPALIETIAKAAIAVGADGLFIETHPTPATAKSDGANMLALDQLEALLTKLTRIRQALQDEGSIAPIST